One Neoarius graeffei isolate fNeoGra1 chromosome 16, fNeoGra1.pri, whole genome shotgun sequence DNA segment encodes these proteins:
- the LOC132900026 gene encoding progranulin-like isoform X2 encodes MPVVLDACGVMLLMVGLVSGKIVCPDGTECEDKNTCCQTETGYACCQYPSAVCCPDKAHCCPPGYQCDVGTQLCKKKELQLYRIPLSPQIPAEEEEKSAPAPLVKSDNPSVSVLHCDNTFVCPDGTTCCRSPFGQWFCCIYNLGQCCLDGVHCCPFGYHCDSTSTHCLIGVLSLPASPQIAAVQINTNQDK; translated from the exons ATGCCTGTGGTGTTAGATGCCTGTGGTGTTATGTTGCTGATGGTGGGCCTGGTTTCTGGCAAAATTGTTTGTCCAGACGGGACAGAATGTGAAGACAAAAATACCTGCTGCCAAACTGAGACAGGATATGCATGCTGCCAATATCCTTCT GCTGTATGCTGTCCAGACAAGgcccactgctgtccaccagggtaCCAGTGTGATGTAGGGACTCAGCTGTGTAAGAAAAAGGAGCTTCAGTTGTATAGAATCCCTCTTTCCCCTCAGATacctgcagaggaggaggagaaaagtGCTCCTGCTCCTCTGGTGAAATCTGACAATCCTTCTGTCTCTGTGCTTCACTGTGACAATACCTTTGTCTGCCCTGATGGTACAACATGCTGCAGGTCTCCTTTTGGGCAGTGGTTCTGCTGCATATACAatctg GGTCAGTGCTGCCTTGATGGCGTTCACTGCTGTCCCTTTGGTTATCACTGTGACAGCACATCCACCCACTGTTTGATTGGAGTCCTGAGTCTTCCTGCATCTCCACAGATCGCTGCTGTGCAGATCAACACCAATCAG GATAAGTGA
- the LOC132900026 gene encoding progranulin-like isoform X1, with translation MCSLLKMPVVLDACGVMLLMVGLVSGKIVCPDGTECEDKNTCCQTETGYACCQYPSAVCCPDKAHCCPPGYQCDVGTQLCKKKELQLYRIPLSPQIPAEEEEKSAPAPLVKSDNPSVSVLHCDNTFVCPDGTTCCRSPFGQWFCCIYNLGQCCLDGVHCCPFGYHCDSTSTHCLIGVLSLPASPQIAAVQINTNQDK, from the exons ATGTGTTCATTGTTGAAG ATGCCTGTGGTGTTAGATGCCTGTGGTGTTATGTTGCTGATGGTGGGCCTGGTTTCTGGCAAAATTGTTTGTCCAGACGGGACAGAATGTGAAGACAAAAATACCTGCTGCCAAACTGAGACAGGATATGCATGCTGCCAATATCCTTCT GCTGTATGCTGTCCAGACAAGgcccactgctgtccaccagggtaCCAGTGTGATGTAGGGACTCAGCTGTGTAAGAAAAAGGAGCTTCAGTTGTATAGAATCCCTCTTTCCCCTCAGATacctgcagaggaggaggagaaaagtGCTCCTGCTCCTCTGGTGAAATCTGACAATCCTTCTGTCTCTGTGCTTCACTGTGACAATACCTTTGTCTGCCCTGATGGTACAACATGCTGCAGGTCTCCTTTTGGGCAGTGGTTCTGCTGCATATACAatctg GGTCAGTGCTGCCTTGATGGCGTTCACTGCTGTCCCTTTGGTTATCACTGTGACAGCACATCCACCCACTGTTTGATTGGAGTCCTGAGTCTTCCTGCATCTCCACAGATCGCTGCTGTGCAGATCAACACCAATCAG GATAAGTGA